The Synechococcus sp. WH 8101 sequence TGAACAAATCAACGGCAGGTTGTTTCGACTCTTAAGCCAAGGGACATTGGTCAAGTCAAATGCACAACATGATTCCGTTGATCTGGCGCACGTGGAGCAACTCACTTACCTGCTGGATGGCTGGATCCCAAGGGGTGATGTAAGCCTGTTCTATGGGGCAGCAGGAACCGGCAAAACATCCCTGCTCGCGGCCATTGCATACGCTCTTGCAAATGGCAGGAATCTGCTGGATCGTGAAAGTCCACCAGAACGACCTGGCCGAGCGCTGTTCATTGCAACCGATGGAGGTAATGCCACCTTCAAGAAAGCATTGGAGGATCTGGCAATTGACCCTCTTGACCCTGTTTTCAAGCCTGGGCACCCTGATCAACGAATCTGGGTGTGGGGCCACGAGCCTGGTCAAGGTCATCAGGCATGGGATGCCAGCATCAATGGCGTGATCAGGCTGCAGCAGTTCATCCAAGCCAAGCTGATTGATTTTGTCGTTATTGACAGCGCCAAATCGGTTAGCTCTCGTGCAGGCTGGAGCTACGCCAGTAACGAAAGTGTTAAAGCGATGCTTTCCTATCTGCGGGAGATCGTTTGCCAGCCAACCGGTTGCAATATCACCTTTCTAAGTCATGACGGCTTTGTAAAGGGTTCTGCGAGCGGTGCGAAAGCTTGGCAGGAAGAGCCATCCATGGTTGTTCACCTGATGCCAGCGACGGATCCCGATGGGCGGTTTACAGGCGTTACTGCGGAATTCAAAAAGGACCGCGCTGCCGTAGTGGATCCGCGAAGGAAGCTGACCTTCAGCCTGAACCGAGAGGATGGGGGTTACGACCTGGCATATGGGACCGCGAAGGTGGGCACCTGCGAGGACGCGATTATTCAGATCCTCTGGGATGCACATCAGCGAGGTGTGCGACACCTCAGCCGCAAAGGGTTAGCTGATGAGGTGTTTGCAGCGCATGGTAAAACTGCTAAGACCGTAGACAACACACTCGGGAAGATGACGCCAAGGCGGGTTGTCAAGCCCAAGCCGGGTTGTTACGCGCTTGCTCCAGGTGAGCTTCAGAGGCTTTCTCCTAATAAAGCTCTTGAAGAAGAAGGAAGGAATTTAAGTAAAAGCACTGCGGCGCAAGGGGAGTGGCGACTTCCCGGCCAGTTCCCAGGCCCTGCAGGTGGGAATCCCGAGATCTCCACGGGAATACTATCGGGAACGAACCAAACCCCTTTGCTGGACTGGGATGTCAGCAATTCCCTTCCCATCCAAGAGAGACTCCCCTACGAGATGGAGGACGGCGACGAATGGTGAGCCGAAATCCCAACCGCTTCAGAATTGGCAACTACTTCCAACCCAACCCGCCGAACAGCAAAAGGGTTACGCGGCCATCTCGATGGGGAAATCCGTTTAGGGTCGGCATTGAGGCTGCCGATGCCTCGCAGGCTGTGGCGATGTTCCGCGAACACCTACACCATCATCCTGAGTTGGTGGCACTGGCAAGGCGGGAGCTTGCTGGCT is a genomic window containing:
- a CDS encoding AAA family ATPase codes for the protein MSSELTYNELVRATLDAITSGDEDAEMEHRSELKTCFRLTDEQINGRLFRLLSQGTLVKSNAQHDSVDLAHVEQLTYLLDGWIPRGDVSLFYGAAGTGKTSLLAAIAYALANGRNLLDRESPPERPGRALFIATDGGNATFKKALEDLAIDPLDPVFKPGHPDQRIWVWGHEPGQGHQAWDASINGVIRLQQFIQAKLIDFVVIDSAKSVSSRAGWSYASNESVKAMLSYLREIVCQPTGCNITFLSHDGFVKGSASGAKAWQEEPSMVVHLMPATDPDGRFTGVTAEFKKDRAAVVDPRRKLTFSLNREDGGYDLAYGTAKVGTCEDAIIQILWDAHQRGVRHLSRKGLADEVFAAHGKTAKTVDNTLGKMTPRRVVKPKPGCYALAPGELQRLSPNKALEEEGRNLSKSTAAQGEWRLPGQFPGPAGGNPEISTGILSGTNQTPLLDWDVSNSLPIQERLPYEMEDGDEW
- a CDS encoding DUF4326 domain-containing protein, whose protein sequence is MVSRNPNRFRIGNYFQPNPPNSKRVTRPSRWGNPFRVGIEAADASQAVAMFREHLHHHPELVALARRELAGFDLACTCPLDQPCHADVWLEVANQPSA